Proteins co-encoded in one Campylobacter jejuni genomic window:
- a CDS encoding GNAT family N-acetyltransferase, translating into MNSFEKAFYEGFKLSNCYDNFNLIQEKILKQELILEKHENNNFFFFNRTDGLLYYFINDLQDYDLKACYIKILSKAPKHALHDEFLKLNHFKKILNHKQMVLNKEIKPSKFCFISKALHEDSKELYNFFRKYFDPYLFYFSQKNLKEKIPNILVYKENEKIHAALIYTQTLNANFLDFIAVDRNLKHKNVAFALLNHYFAANTQNKFFKLFVEEKNQKAINFYKRAGFCFNHINLKFYKNF; encoded by the coding sequence ATGAACTCATTTGAAAAAGCCTTTTATGAAGGATTTAAATTAAGCAATTGTTATGATAATTTTAATCTAATCCAAGAGAAAATTTTAAAACAAGAGCTCATCTTAGAAAAACATGAAAATAATAATTTTTTCTTTTTTAATCGCACAGATGGTTTGTTGTATTATTTTATCAACGATTTGCAAGATTATGATTTAAAAGCATGTTATATAAAAATCTTAAGCAAAGCCCCTAAGCATGCTTTACATGATGAATTTTTAAAACTTAATCATTTTAAAAAAATACTCAATCACAAACAAATGGTGCTTAACAAAGAGATAAAACCGAGTAAATTTTGCTTTATCTCCAAAGCCTTACATGAAGATAGCAAAGAACTTTATAACTTTTTTAGAAAATATTTTGATCCATATTTGTTTTATTTTTCACAAAAAAATCTTAAAGAAAAAATACCCAATATACTTGTTTATAAAGAAAATGAAAAAATTCACGCTGCTTTGATCTACACTCAAACTCTCAATGCTAATTTTTTAGATTTTATAGCTGTAGATAGAAATTTAAAGCATAAAAATGTGGCTTTTGCTTTACTAAATCATTATTTTGCAGCCAATACTCAAAATAAATTCTTTAAACTTTTTGTAGAAGAAAAAAATCAAAAAGCCATTAATTTTTATAAAAGGGCGGGTTTTTGTTTTAATCATATTAATTTAAAATTTTATAAGAATTTCTAA
- a CDS encoding AMP-binding protein produces the protein MTTHIYDFLEKSLIKFSEKTAFVEPFAKERKEITYKDFDLFSKKLASEILKTLKNDEPIPAPVLIILPKGIDCLISFFGVALSGNFYTLLDEKSPKERVEKVIEVLKPKLFITSKDLNFNLDLPTLYTQDFESFNIDENLIKNAKEKHIDTNLLYVFFTSGSTGIPKGVSIAHRSVIDYAFHFCEAFEVDENEIIANQAPLYVDASLPDILATIKPSATLHLIPNHLFAFPNKILDYLEQEKITMIFWKPTVLIYFIKDQDNLKNYPLKNLNKILIGGEIMPIKQLNIWRKHLPNALFANCYGPTEITDVCCYYILDREFSENEILPIGKAYKNTELLVFDENMNFISPKQIGVKGELFVRGTSLSLGYYNDKEKTKQAFIQNPLHDNYLDLLYKTGDIVSYNEFGELLCYGRNDNRIKFMGHRIELGEIESVINSHSKIILCACIFKEKIICFYESDEELDFKAFLKDKLPSYMIPKNFIKIEKFKLNQNSKIDRKALHELI, from the coding sequence ATGACAACTCATATCTATGATTTTTTAGAAAAAAGTTTAATCAAATTTAGCGAAAAAACTGCTTTTGTAGAACCCTTTGCCAAGGAAAGAAAAGAAATCACTTACAAAGACTTTGATCTTTTTTCTAAAAAACTAGCCAGTGAAATTTTAAAAACTTTAAAAAATGATGAACCTATTCCAGCTCCTGTTTTAATCATCTTGCCTAAGGGGATTGATTGTTTGATTTCATTTTTTGGAGTGGCACTCAGTGGAAATTTTTACACCCTTTTAGATGAAAAAAGTCCTAAAGAAAGAGTAGAAAAAGTTATAGAGGTTTTAAAGCCTAAACTTTTTATCACTTCAAAGGACTTAAATTTTAACTTAGATTTACCTACGCTTTATACACAAGACTTTGAAAGTTTTAATATAGATGAGAATTTAATAAAAAATGCCAAAGAAAAACATATAGATACAAATTTACTCTATGTTTTCTTTACAAGTGGGAGCACAGGCATTCCTAAAGGAGTAAGCATAGCACATAGGAGTGTGATTGATTATGCCTTTCACTTTTGCGAGGCTTTTGAAGTTGATGAAAATGAAATTATTGCCAATCAAGCTCCTTTATATGTAGATGCTTCTTTGCCTGATATACTTGCAACTATCAAACCATCAGCAACATTACATCTAATACCCAATCACCTTTTTGCCTTTCCAAATAAAATTTTAGATTATTTAGAACAAGAAAAAATTACCATGATTTTTTGGAAACCTACAGTCTTGATTTATTTTATAAAAGATCAAGATAATTTAAAAAACTATCCTTTAAAAAATTTAAATAAAATTTTAATAGGCGGAGAAATAATGCCTATTAAACAACTTAATATTTGGAGAAAACACCTTCCAAATGCTTTATTTGCTAATTGTTATGGTCCAACTGAAATCACTGATGTATGTTGCTATTATATCCTAGATAGAGAATTTTCAGAAAATGAAATTCTGCCTATAGGTAAAGCTTATAAAAACACAGAACTTTTAGTTTTTGATGAAAATATGAATTTCATAAGCCCTAAGCAAATAGGTGTTAAAGGGGAGCTTTTCGTGCGTGGAACTTCTTTATCTTTAGGCTATTATAATGACAAAGAAAAAACCAAACAAGCTTTTATTCAAAATCCTTTGCATGATAATTATTTAGATTTACTCTATAAAACAGGAGATATCGTTTCTTATAATGAATTTGGAGAGCTTTTGTGCTACGGAAGAAATGATAATAGAATTAAATTCATGGGGCATAGGATAGAACTTGGAGAAATAGAAAGTGTGATTAATTCTCATAGTAAAATCATTTTATGTGCTTGCATTTTTAAAGAAAAAATCATTTGTTTTTACGAAAGTGATGAAGAGCTTGACTTTAAAGCTTTTTTAAAAGACAAATTACCTTCTTATATGATCCCAAAAAATTTTATTAAAATCGAAAAATTTAAGCTTAATCAAAACAGTAAAATCGATAGAAAAGCCTTACATGAACTCATTTGA
- a CDS encoding DUF2920 family protein, translating into MLINQTFEIDSCDDVELNIKRTSKLEYRISYDDEKEIKAIVFIIGGYGANANIYFLDSYRNYIAKNFDVVAVHVFYHCFCQRRSDVEKYSTLADFTKDDLKLIEKVLRKYNIPCDQLANNTVVSHCEYLSEIMTELKMLNRLPYDFEERLSATFIPSRGEYQNFGIMAAIDHINALKDLVKRFPKLADLPKIYGGGSYGGYLALLIAKIAPWYVDGVIDNSGSAVPPLNYIIGRELEFKSKDTNGDMYMQGDHFFVSCFLKTHWTRKENSPYFFNNENYFIRTLLNKDHLILQSEKNKNIIYVSYHSKEDPLTPANFKEQTMQILKILGYDVSLNLIDENKIDGKFIKNLDHGCGIPDKALFRKELPLMLEKLQKRKSLMQENSISYPCGNKVFIFKDVGDKFVLCIK; encoded by the coding sequence ATGCTCATAAATCAAACCTTTGAAATTGATTCTTGTGATGATGTAGAATTAAATATAAAAAGAACTAGCAAACTTGAATACCGCATCAGTTATGATGATGAAAAAGAGATTAAAGCTATAGTTTTTATAATAGGAGGTTATGGAGCCAATGCAAATATATATTTTTTAGACTCTTATAGAAATTATATTGCTAAAAATTTTGATGTTGTAGCAGTGCATGTTTTTTATCATTGTTTTTGTCAAAGGCGTTCGGATGTTGAAAAGTATTCAACATTAGCAGATTTTACAAAAGATGATTTAAAATTAATAGAAAAAGTGCTTCGTAAATACAATATTCCATGTGATCAATTAGCCAATAATACTGTAGTTAGTCATTGTGAATATTTGAGCGAGATTATGACAGAATTAAAAATGTTAAATCGATTGCCTTATGATTTTGAAGAAAGACTAAGTGCAACTTTTATTCCTTCGCGTGGAGAATATCAAAATTTTGGCATTATGGCAGCTATTGATCATATCAATGCTTTAAAAGATCTAGTTAAACGCTTTCCAAAACTTGCAGATTTACCAAAAATTTATGGCGGGGGGTCTTATGGAGGATACTTAGCCTTGCTTATAGCAAAAATAGCTCCTTGGTATGTGGATGGTGTGATTGATAATTCAGGTTCGGCTGTTCCACCGCTTAATTATATTATTGGTAGAGAGTTGGAATTTAAAAGCAAAGATACTAATGGGGATATGTATATGCAGGGCGATCATTTTTTTGTGAGTTGTTTTCTAAAAACCCACTGGACGCGTAAAGAAAATTCACCTTATTTTTTTAATAATGAAAATTATTTTATTAGAACATTGTTAAATAAAGATCATTTGATTTTACAAAGTGAAAAAAATAAAAATATTATTTATGTGAGTTATCATAGTAAAGAAGATCCTTTAACTCCAGCAAATTTTAAAGAACAAACCATGCAAATATTAAAAATTTTAGGTTACGATGTAAGCTTAAATTTGATAGATGAAAATAAAATTGATGGAAAATTTATTAAAAATTTAGATCATGGTTGTGGTATACCTGATAAAGCCTTATTTAGAAAAGAACTTCCTTTAATGCTTGAAAAATTGCAAAAAAGAAAATCTTTAATGCAAGAAAATTCCATCTCTTATCCTTGTGGAAATAAAGTGTTTATATTTAAAGATGTGGGAGATAAATTTGTTTTATGTATCAAATAA
- a CDS encoding DUF2920 family protein: MLINQSFEIDSCDDVELNIKRTSKLEYRISYDDEKEIKAIVFIIGGYGANANIYFLDSYRNYIAKNFDVVAVHVFYHCFCQRRSDVEKYSAFTIFTKDDVSNLSQVLLEIGVNINVNLENAQQCYELLNQNITTLKSQGKLAQNYQAKFTSTFVPPNGDYQNYGIMAAIDHINALKDLVKRFPKFADLPKIYGGGSYGGYLALLIAKIAPWYVDGVIDNSGSAVPPLIYILGREMEGGCDYVFNDPNTLIECFLKTHWTRKENSPYFFNNENYFIRTLLNKDHLILQSEKNKNIIYVSYHSKEDPLTPANFKEQTMQILKILGYDVSLNLIDENKIDGKFIKNLDHGCGIPDKALFRKELPLMLEKLQKRKSLMQENSISYPCGNKVFTFKDVENQLKLIIN; this comes from the coding sequence ATGCTCATAAACCAAAGCTTTGAAATCGATTCTTGTGATGATGTAGAATTAAATATAAAAAGAACTAGCAAACTTGAATACCGCATCAGTTATGATGATGAAAAAGAGATTAAAGCTATAGTTTTTATAATAGGAGGTTATGGAGCCAATGCAAATATATATTTTTTAGACTCTTATAGAAATTATATTGCTAAAAATTTTGATGTTGTAGCAGTGCATGTTTTTTATCATTGTTTTTGTCAAAGGCGTTCGGATGTTGAAAAGTATAGTGCTTTTACAATATTTACAAAAGATGATGTGTCAAATTTATCTCAGGTTTTATTGGAAATAGGTGTTAATATTAATGTTAATCTTGAGAACGCACAACAATGTTATGAATTACTTAATCAGAATATTACTACTTTAAAATCACAAGGAAAACTAGCACAAAATTATCAAGCGAAATTTACCTCAACTTTTGTCCCACCCAATGGAGACTATCAAAACTATGGCATTATGGCAGCTATTGATCATATCAATGCTTTAAAAGATTTAGTTAAACGCTTTCCAAAATTTGCAGATTTACCAAAAATTTATGGGGGGGGGTCTTATGGAGGATACTTAGCCTTGCTTATAGCAAAAATAGCTCCTTGGTATGTGGATGGTGTGATTGATAATTCGGGTTCGGCTGTTCCACCTTTGATTTATATTTTAGGAAGAGAAATGGAGGGTGGTTGTGATTATGTATTTAATGATCCAAATACTTTAATAGAATGTTTTCTAAAAACCCATTGGACGCGTAAAGAAAATTCACCTTATTTTTTTAATAATGAAAATTATTTTATTAGAACATTGTTAAATAAAGATCATTTGATTTTACAAAGTGAAAAAAATAAAAATATCATTTATGTGAGTTATCATAGCAAAGAAGATCCTTTAACTCCAGCAAATTTTAAAGAACAAACCATGCAAATATTAAAAATTTTAGGATATGATGTAAGCTTAAATTTGATAGATGAAAATAAAATTGATGGAAAATTTATTAAAAATTTAGATCATGGTTGTGGTATACCTGATAAAGCCTTATTTAGAAAAGAACTTCCTTTAATGCTTGAAAAATTGCAAAAAAGAAAATCTTTAATGCAAGAAAATTCCATCTCTTATCCTTGTGGAAATAAAGTGTTTACTTTTAAAGATGTAGAAAATCAGTTAAAATTGATCATTAATTAA